In a single window of the Trichoderma breve strain T069 chromosome 6, whole genome shotgun sequence genome:
- a CDS encoding cytidylyltransferase family domain-containing protein has protein sequence MARSKRGGKSPMKNANGQLSGSEGRRSSFSDKSEEGSPTRTRAQTQAKLAAVQERPATAAEKQAEYEKKKANFWTRTFWTLVMIGGFFGALFMGHIYMIAIVTAVQIISFKEVIAIANVPSRARSLRSTKSLNWYFLASTMYFLYGESVIYYFKHIVLVDKVLLPLATHHRFISFVLYVFGFVYFVASLQAGHYKFQFTNFAWTHMALYLIVVQAHFVMNNIFEGMIWFFLPAALVITNDIFAYICGIAFGRTQLIKLSPKKTVEGFVGAWIMTILFSFLLVNILMRSKYFICPVNDLGANVFTGLKCDVNPVFLPRTYELPQFFFLPPGTNFSLTFAPMQLHALALATFASLIAPFGGFFASGLKRTFKIKDFGDSIPGHGGMTDRMDCQFIMGFFAYMYFHTFIEVHKVTLGSVLETAITSLNPEEQVELVKSMCRYLSNQGIMPEQLQACLEKATSS, from the exons ATGGCTAGATCAAAGAGAGGGGGCAAGTCCCCAATGAAGAATGCAAATGGCCAGCTCAGCGGCTCCGAGGGCCGCCGGTCTAGCTTCAGCGACAAGAGCGAAGAGGGGTCCCCAACAAGAACCAGGGCCCAGACTCAAGCCAAGCTGGCGGCTGTACAAGAG AGACCCGCGACTGCCGCCGAGAAGCAGGCCGAgtatgaaaagaaaaaggccaacTTCTGGACACGGACCTTCTGGACGCTGGTCATGATCggtggcttctttggcgcGCTGTTCATGGGGCACATCTACATGATCGCCATTGTTACAGCTGTCCAAATCATTTCTTTCAAGGAAGTCATTGCCATCGCCAATGTTCCTAGCCGTGCCAGATCGCTGCGCTCCACCAAGAGCTTGAATTGGTACTTCTTAGCCTCTACCATGTACTTCCTGTATGGCGAGAGCGTCATCTATTACTTCAAGCATATTGTGCTCGTAGACAAGGTTCTTCTGCCTTTGGCTACCCATCACCGCTTCATCAGCTTTGTGCTCTACGTCTTTG GATTCGTCTACTTTGTCGCTTCGCTTCAGGCCGGACACTACAAGTTCCAGTTTACCAACTTTGCTTGGACTCACATGGCTTTATATCTCATCGTCGTTCAGGCCCACTTTGTCATGAACAACATCTTTGAGGGAATGATTTGGTTTTTCCTGCCAGCGGCTCTGGTCATCACCAACGACATCTTTGCTTACATTTGTGGTATTGCCTTTGGCCGCACACAGCTCATCAAGCTTTCGCCGAAGAAGACTGTTGAAGGATTTGTCGGCGCATGGATCATGAccattctcttctcctttttgcTCGTCAACATTTTGATGCGCTCTAAGTATTTCATTTGCCCTGTCAAC GACCTTGGCGCCAATGTCTTTACTGGACTCAAATGCGACGTAAACCCCGTTTTCCTCCCACGCACCTACGAGCTCCCGcaattcttcttcctccccccGGGCACCAACTTCTCTCTTACGTTTGCGCCGATGCAGCTGCACGCCCTGGCACTGGCCACCTTTGCGTCTCTCATCGCTCCTTTCGGCGGTTTCTTCGCTTCCGGTCTCAAGCGCACCTTCAAGATTAAGGACTTTGGCGACTCTATCCCAGGACACGGCGGCATGACGGACCGTATGGACTGCCAGTTCATTATGGGCTTCTTcgcctacatgtacttccACACCTTCATCGAGGTCCACAAAGTCACCCTTGGCAGCGTCCTGGAGACGGCCATTACTAGCCTCAACCCCGAGGAGCAAGTCGAGCTAGTCAAGAGCATGTGTCGATATCTGAGCAACCAGGGCATTATGCCCGAACAG CTTCAAGCCTGCCTCGAGAAAGCCACTTCTTCATAA
- a CDS encoding alpha/beta hydrolase fold domain-containing protein — translation MVQKITQEYANHGLSLKCDIYTQDDYPKTNPVFLYFHPGGLVDGNRDVIAPWLVQVCIRRKWPLISPSYRLLPQAGGQGLLEDATAAYEFAQNWDTPASSKRLVIVGGASGGYFMATLIAHHCQPKPFALFSIQGINTFHHPFFNSSIQTAGEEIPHASMEKYIAGPIQVGEMPTDESTFVLDKLTPDGAKNPSFTPPVPAARTSPEDSSFRGMLYDYYTFNNSFLGIVDFVDLGYQWAKLPESKDRVTQWPKTVIFHGNKDPDVELNVSEDMRDCLGEDKVTLVVADGQPHLYELEKFIEDDAPGMDAVREAVARLDEIVASA, via the exons ATGGTTCAAAAGATAACGCAGGAATACGCCAATCACGGCCTCTCACTGAAATGCGACATCTACACTCAAGACGACTATCCAAAGACCAACCCCGTGTTTCTGTACTTTCACCCTGGAGGACTTGTCGACGGGAACCGTGATGTCATTGCGCCTTGGCTCGTACag GTGTGCATTCGGCGGAAATGGCCTCTCATCTCCCCGAGTTatcgtcttctccctcagGCGGGCGGACAGGGCCTCTTGGAAGACGCCACCGCAGCATATGAATTTGCGCAGAATTGGGAcactccagcttcttccaaacGATTAGTTATTGTTGGAGGCGCCAGTGGAGGTTACTTCATGGCTACTCTCATCGCTCACCACTGCCAACCCAAACCTttcgccctcttctccaTTCAGGGCATCAACACCTTCCACCatcccttcttcaactcatCCATCCAAACCGCCGGCGAGGAAATCCCCCATGCGTCAATGGAAAAGTACATCGCCGGTCCAATCCAAGTCGGCGAAATGCCCACTGACGAATCCACATTTGTCCTGGACAAACTAACTCCCGACGGCGCAAAGAATCCATCATTCACGCCTCCCGTACCCGCCGCGAGAACATCACCAGAGGATAGTAGCTTCCGGGGCATGCTCTACGACTACTACACCTTCAACAACTCCTTCCTCGGCATAGTCGACTTTGTCGACCTCGGATACCAATGGGCGAAACTTCCCGAGTCCAAGGACCGAGTCACACAGTGGCCTAAGACGGTCATCTTCCACGGCAACAAGGACCCTGATGTGGAGCTCAATGTGAGCGAGGACATGCGTGACTGCTTGGGGGAAGACAAGGTCACGTTGGTTGTCGCTGATGGCCAGCCTCATTTGTATGAGCTGGAGAAGTTTATCGAGGATGATGCTCCTGGAATGGATGCCGTGAGGGAGGCCGTAGCTCGGTTGGATGAGATTGTGGCCTCTGCGTAA
- a CDS encoding heterokaryon incompatibility protein (HET) domain-containing protein, translating into MIDVWSDKGSAAALSGKFCTEPPLPSDSCPEAFAFIRSWVQKCSQEHDLCKGTFSKSWLDEVAGPKLPTRILDVGLLNHESVSLFETNGQRGEFCALSYCWGPEGTQTLMTTRDTIKDHRKGIQFSSLPKTFQDAVIITRELDIRYLWIDSLCIIQGDESDWKRESDTMAEIYQNAFLVIAASGAASPKEGCFSTESRCPTAVEVPYYSAEGQAAGSIKLSMRIYGRESPDWGPLFKRGWAFQEWILARRVLHYMPVGMTWKCKMFESGERDDYGMGQCGDVWEEILEQYSLRNFTYKKDRLAALKGLAQAHLKRTNDKYSLGIFESRISEQLLWMMESMAKASEDLTDVPHWSWASRGGTKFFLVAIGNKWQPIHHTRAVFESSGVIKVDGFMAQSRTSIIKSRKVTRTRKRIFQDLLSLFGFFREDSLHWIQIVSRHTRIIGIAAFDRDHYTKVHILFLKQWRDYKE; encoded by the exons ATGATAGACGTTTGGAGCGATAAAG GCTCAGCAGCTGCCCTCTCTGGAAAGTTTTGCACAGAGCCGCCTCTACCAAGCGACAGCTGTCCGGAGGCGTTCGCTTTCATCAGATCTTGGGTTCAGAAATGCTCTCAAGAGCATGATTTATGTAAAGGCACATTCTCTAAGTCCTGGCTAGATGAGGTTGCGGGTCCCAAACTTCCTACCCGAATATTGGACGTTGGGCTCCTAAATCATGAgtctgtttctctctttgaaACCAACGGCCAGCGAGGAGAATTCTGCGCGCTCAGCTACTGTTGGGGCCCAGAAGGTACACAAACTCTTATGACGACGAGGGATACCATCAAAGATCATCGGAAAGGCATTCAATTCAGCAGTCTGCCAAAGACCTTCCAAGATGCCGTCATTATTACACGTGAGCTTGATATTCGTTATCTCTGGATCGACAGCCTTTGCATCATACAAGGAGACGAGAGCGACTGGAAGAGAGAGTCTGACACAATGGCAGAAATTTACCAGAACGCATTCCTGGTGATAGCGGCTTCAGGAGCTGCAAGCCCAAAAGAAGGCTGCTTTTCGACCGAATCCAGATGCCCAACTGCTGTAGAAGTTCCATATTATTCAGCGGAAGGGCAGGCGGCTGGCTCTATAAAGCTTTCGATGCGTATCTATGGCAGAGAATCGCCAGATTGGGGGCCACTGTTTAAAAGAGGATGGGCTTTCCAGGAGTGGATTCTGGCACGGAGAGTTTTGCATTACATGCCCGTTGGCATGACATGGAAATGCAAAATGTTCGAGTCTGGTGAAAGAGACGACTATGGTATGGGACAGTGCGGTGATGTGTGGGAGGAAATACTAGAGCAATACTCCCTACGTAATTTCACCTACAAAAAAGACCGCCTAGCGGCCTTGAAAGGACTGGCTCAGGCGCATCTTAAGAGGACCAACGACAAGTATAGCCTCGGTATCTTCGAATCAAGAATTTCAGAACAGCTTCTCTGGATGATGGAGAGCATGGCAAAGGCTTCGGAAGACTTGACGGATGTGCCTCACTGGTCCTGGGCTTCTAGAGGAGGGACGAAATTTTTCTTGGTCGCAATTGGCAACAAATGGCAGCCAATACACCACACACGAGCCGTTTTCGAGTCCTCTGGAGTTATAAAAGTCGATGGTTTCATGGCACAATCGAGAACTTCTATCATCAAGTCGAGAAAAGTTACTCGTACTCGCAAGCGAATATTTCAGGATCTACTATCTCTGTTCGGGTTTTTTAGGGAAGATTCGTTGCACTGGATCCAAATCGTTTCCAGACATACTCGAATTATCGGCATAGCAGCCTTTGACAGAGACCATTATACAAAAGTGCATATTCTTTTTCTAAAACAATGGAGAGACTATAAAGAGTAA
- a CDS encoding sulfate permease family domain-containing protein — translation MSGPPPPLNRADSSKDHRPLQPSTLRQSHTPPSRPGSGDSQSSDVYPSITAIGDSFASESTPLILDDQSGPRSHGTFDPQSSSPPNGLFGGSTDDESESQDHGSNGGFFSSLSGNDDWKRWLSRRMRTTKMGHSSELAEQAGFRDTPFMYLAYYIPCLNWIQQYKWSYLQGDFIAAVTMASFYLPMALSLASNLAHVPPIFGLYGFIFNPFVYALLGSSPQMVIGPEAAGSLLVGTVVKSRVDSGGGDSEDNDILHAQICGVVGGMAGAMVLIAGLARLGFLDSVLSRPFLRGFISAIGFVIAVDQLIPELGLAALAEEEGVNHGSSVDKIGFIVKNVGETHKLTFAVAGVSFVIIMIFRELKRRLEKRFPGVAFFPDRFLVVVVSAVLCWHLDWEDKGVEVLGSVKAASGGIFEFRWPFQLAHMQHIRSAMSTSFLIALLGFFESSVAAKSLGGSSIPGIELSANREMIALGTANLVGSMFMALPAFGGYGRSKVNKTTGAKTPMSSVFLSLISVLSVLFLLPYFYFLPKPVLSSMISVVAWSLIEEAPHDISFFLKIRGWTELGLMAAIFLSTIFYSLTLGMALGVGISLLLVIKHSTRPRIQILGRVPGTNRYENPESLDSRIEFIEGCLIVKIPEPLTFANTGELKARLRRLEFYGTSRAHPALPRIRSHDSNRNIIFDIHGVTSMDGSGTQVLEEIVREYRERGVRVFFARAPHHRDHPVWQLMDKSGIVDLCGERHFVNDVDAALRLTEYEDSVMTQ, via the exons ATGTCGGGacctccgccgccgctgaACCGCGCGGACTCGTCGAAAGACCACCGCCCTTTGCAACCAAGCACTCTTCGACAAAGCCATACTCCTCCTAGCCGTCCAGGGAGCGGCGATAGCCAGAGCAGCGATGTGTATCCGTCTATCACGGCTATTGGCGACTCGTTTGCCAGCGAATCGACGCCCTTGATACTGGACGACCAGTCAGGGCCCCGCAGCCACGGCACCTTCGACcctcaatcttcttcgcccCCCAATGGCCTCTTTGGCGGAAGTACCGACGACGAGAGCGAATCGCAGGATCATGGGTCAAACGGTGGCTTCTTTTCGTCGCTCTCGGGGAATGATGACTGGAAAAGGTGGCTCTCAAGGAGGATGCGAACGACTAAGATGGGTCACAGCAGTGAGCTTGCTGAGCAAGCTGGTTTTCGGGATACCCCCTTCAT GTATCTGGCATACTACATCCCGTGTCTGAATTGGATCCAACAGTACAAGTGGTCATACCTCCAGGGTGACTTCATTGCAgccgtcaccatggcctCGTTTTACCTCCCGATGGCACTCTCGCTTGCGTCTAATCTGGCACACGTTCCGCCCATCTTCGGTCTCtatggcttcatcttcaatccCTTCGTATATGCGTTACTCGGATCCTCTCCGCAAATGGTTATCGGCCCTGAGGCAGCTGGATCTCTTCTCGTGGGCACCGTGGTGAAATCGAGGGTCGATTCTGGAGGTGGAGATTCAGAGGACAACGACATTCTGCATGCCCAAATTTGCGGCGTGGTTGGCGGTATGGCTGGCGCCATGGTCCTGATTGCGGGGCTGGCAAGATTGGGTTTCTTGGACAGCGTTTTGAGCAGACCCTTCTTGAGAGGCTTTATTTCAGCCATCGGATTTGTTATTGCAGTGGACCAGCTGATCCCCGAactcggccttgctgcccttgcggaagaggagggcgTAAATCACGGAAGCAGTGTCGACAAAATCGGATTCATTGTCAAAAACGTTGGCGAGACCCACAAGCTGACCTTTGCTGTTGCGGGTGTCAGCTTTGTGATTATTATGATATTCCG CGAACTAAAGCGTCGTTTGGAGAAGAGGTTTCCTGGAGTTGCCTTTTTCCCTGATCGATTCCTCGTTGTCGTCGTTTCGGCTGTCTTGTGCTGGCACCTTGACTGGGAAGATAAAGGAGTTGAGGTTCTGGGATCTGTTAAGGCTGCCTCTGGAGGCATCTTTGAATTCCGATGGCCTTTCCAGCTCGCCCATATGCAGCACATTCGCTCGGCCATGTCAACGTCTTTCCTCATTGCACTCCTCGGCTTTTTTGAGTCGTCGGTTGCGGCCAAGAGTCTGGGTGGTAGCTCGATCCCTGGCATCGAACTCAGTGCGAACCGAGAAATGATTGCCCTAGGAACCGCCAATCTCGTCGGCTCCATGTTCATGGCACTGCCTGCATTTGGCGGCTATGGACGAAGCAAGGTGAACAAGACGACTGGTGCAAAGACTCCGATGAGCTCCGTGTTTCTCAGTCTGATATCAGTGCTGTCCGTCTTGTTTCTGTTGCCGTATTTCTATTTCTTGCCG AAACCCGTTCTTTCGTCAATGATTTCCGTCGTTGCATGGTCGCTGATAGAAGAGGCTCCTCACGATATTTCATTTTTCCTTAAGATTCGTGGCTGGACTGAGCTGGGTCTCATGGcggccatcttcctctccaccatCTTTTACTCCCTGACCCTTGGTATGGCTCTGGGCGTAGGAATCTCCCTGCTCCTGGTTATCAAGCACAGCACTCGTCCCCGCATCCAGATCCTGGGTCGTGTTCCCGGCACCAACCGATACGAGAACCCGGAATCCCTCGACTCTAGAATCGAGTTTATCGAGGGGTGTCTCATAGTCAAGATTCCAGAGCCTCTGACTTTTGCCAACACCGGCGAGCTCAAAGCACGTCTTCGGCGGTTGGAGTTTTATGGCACATCGCGAGCGCACCCCGCCCTACCGCGCATTCGCAGCCACGATTCAAACCgcaacatcatcttcgaCATCCATGGCGtgacatccatggatggatcTGGCACGCAAGTGCTTGAGGAGATCGTGCGGGAGTACCGCGAGAGGGGCGTACGGGTCTTTTTCGCCCGCGCACCGCATCACCGGGATCACCCTGTGTGGCAACTCATGGACAAGAGCGGTATCGTCGACTTGTGCGGCGAGAGGCACTTTGTTAATGACGTCGACGCTGCACTGCGACTGACTGAATATGAAGACAGCGTGATGACGCagtga
- a CDS encoding transmembrane amino acid transporter protein domain-containing protein: MANIMPTAGLQPIGMDNDIINTAVDKEAEELEKPPQIRERVWGFAARIDPTVTFEEYQYWAKIEREEEYQANLEFKAEHGPRTVKSVLLGRFSKGIHHENKKKAEAAAAENSGTASPDEKTGVTATNAGLPTEAEWKQASRAMRTASWGTMFYLITTDILGWSSTPFVFASVGFGPGVALYIIFGAAAAFSGYILWKVFLGLDSSRFPMVSFGDTYFRVYGPFARHFINVAQAIQQFMTVAVLILGSGTTIAQLSSEKICYVACLIIFMVVGMVFGSIRSLQRIGWLANLSVWINIVSFIIIMVACANYPIDYSAVTNSTLIKSIEPIKLFAGPPPDQYQQQATGFAGQFNGINQMVYSYGGALLFIAFLAEMRHPWDFWKGMLCAQTFICVVYIFFGAFVYGHYGQYSASNINTVIQPFRLQTANNVLGLITGAIACLMYMNVGMKTVYVEVFQEILGLPPITTRKGRWLWYALGPLYWALAFVVGAAVPNLNGISGIVGALLILNFTYTFPAFLYIGYRVKTDAALPGEGFDPVTGVTTRHDAGLKRWTRGFMVNWHINSMNIIYFLGGLVCSGMGSWAAIEGLIQVFGPGGTVATSFGCAAPV, encoded by the exons atggccaacatcATGCCCACTGCGGGCCTCCAGCCCATTGGCATGGACAACGACATTATCAACACCGCTGTTgacaaggaggctgaggagctCGAGAAGCCCCCTCAGATTCGCGAACGAGTCTGGGGTTTCGCTGCCCGTATCGATCCCACCGTCACCTTTGAGGAGTACCAATACTGGGCCAAGATTGAGCGAGAGGAAGAGTACCAAGCCAACCTCGAGTTCAAGGCTGAGCACGGCCCCAGAACCGTCAAGAGCGTCCTCCTGGGCCGTTTCTCAAAGGGTATCCACCacgagaacaagaagaaggctgaggctgctgctgctgagaacAGCGGCACTGCCTCCCCCGATGAGAAGACTGGCGTTACTGCTACCAATGCCGGCCTCCCCACCGAGGCGGAGTGGAAGCAGGCTTCTCGTGCCATGAGAACTGCCAGTTGGGGTACCATGTTCtacctcatcaccaccgatATTCTGGGTTGGTCGTCTACTCCTTTCGTCTTTGCCAGTGTCGGATTCGGCCCTGGTGTCGCTCTGTACATCATCTtcggtgctgctgccgctttCTCTGGTTACATTCTGTGGAAGGTCTTCCTTGGTCTCGACTCGTCTCGCTTCCCCATGGTCTCTTTCGGTGACACCTACTTCCGCGTTTACGGCCCATTTGCTCGTCACTTTATCAACGTTGCTCAAGCCATCCAGCAGTTCATGACAGTCGCTGTGTTGATCCTGGGAAGCGGTACAACCATCGCCCAGTTGTCCAGCGAGAAGATTTGCTACGTCGCCtgtctcatcatcttcatggTGGTCGGCATGGTTTTCGGTAGCATCCGATCTCTGCAGCGCATTGGTTGGCTCGCTAACTTGTCCGTCTGGATCAACATCGtctctttcatcatcatcatggttGCTTGCGCCAACTACCCCATCGACTACTCTGCCGTTACCAACTCCACACTCATCAAGTCTATTGAGCCCATCAAGCTGTTCGCTGGCCCCCCTCCTGACcagtaccagcagcaggccaCTGGCTTCGCTGGTCAGTTCAACGGTATTAACCAGATGGTGTACTCCTACGGCGGTGCTCTTCTGTTCATCGCTTTCCTCGCTGAGATGCGTCACCCTTGGGATTTCTGGAAGGGCATGCTTTGCGCCCAGACCTTCATCTGCGTCGtctacatcttcttcggtgCCTTCGTCTATGGCCACTACGGACAGTACTCTGCTTccaacatcaacaccgtCATTCAGCCCTTCAGACTCCAGACCGCCAACAACGTCTTGGGTTTGATCACCGGAGCTATTGCTTGTC TCATGTACATGAACGTCGGCATGAAGACTGTCTACGTCGAAGTCTTCCAGGAGATTCTTGGTCTCCCCCCGATCACCACCCGCAAGGGCCGTTGGTTGTGGTACGCCCTGGGACCCCTTTACTGGGCCCTTGCTTTCGTCGTCGGTGCCGCCGTCCCTAACTTGAACGGTATCTCTGGTATTGTCGGcgctcttctcatcctcaactTCACCTACACCTTCCCCGCCTTCCTGTACATCGGATACCGCGTCAAGACCGACGCTGCTCTGCCTGGTGAGGGCTTCGACCCCGTCACTGGTGTGACCACTCGCCACGACGCTGGCCTCAAGCGCTGGACCCGTGGATTCATGGTCAACTGGcacatcaacagcatgaACATCATCTACTTCCTCGGTGGTCTTGTCTGCTCCGGTATGGGTTCCTGGGCTGCCATTGAGGGTCTCATCCAGGTCTTCGGACCCGGAGGCACTGTCGCCACATCATTTGGATGTGCGGCACCTGTgtaa
- a CDS encoding glycosyl hydrolase catalytic core domain-containing protein: MTRLALAPVLLLAGLASAQSSDKRGLVFTPNADWPSDNQIWVQSGSDLTWYYNYQSQPSPDYTSISQDQFEFVPMMWGVSANLSDTTFLSQVQTLINQGTNITHVLGFNEPDGSTSNGGSDIQPRDAAQAWVANFEPLGKMGIKLGLPATTGGPDGIPWLKQFLANCSDIVSTGNQKKNCTFDFLPVHWYDNFAGLASLIGERRATWPNTSIWVTEYAFANQDLQTTQEFFNQTLDYFGKLDYIARYTYFGAFRSKVSNVGPNASFLNNGGRLTDIGSWYLGFGATNVKPTSTNAASSTSIVSIWTVSAIGLMVVYMNGLI, encoded by the exons ATGACCAgacttgctcttgctcccgTTCTGCTGCTCGCCGGCCTCGCCAGCGCTCAATCCTCTGATAAACGGGGCCTCGTATTCACGCCCAATGCCGATTGGCCCAGCGACAACCAGATTTGGGTGCAGAGTGGCAGTGATTTAACATGGTATTACAATTACCAGTCGCAGCCATCGCCGGATTACACCTCAATTTCGCAGGACCAGTTTGAGTTCGTGCCCATGATGTGGGGAGTTTCAGCCAACCTCAGTGACACGACATTCCTTTCACAGGTTCAGACTCTCATCAACCAGGGCACCAACATCACGCATGTGCTGGGTTTTAACGAGCCAGACGGCTCAACTAGCAACGGCGGGAGCGACATTCAGCCCAGAGATGCTGCTCAGGCCTGGGTGGCCAATTTTGAGCCTCTGGGCAAGATGGGCATCAAGCTGGGCTTGCCGGCGACTACTGGCGGACCCGACGGCATTCCATGGCTGAAGCAGTTTTTGGCGAATTGTTCTGATATTGTAAGCACTGGGAatcagaagaagaattgcACATTCGACTTTTTGCCTGTGCATTGGTATGACAACTTTGCCGGGCTGGCGTCACTTATTGGAGAGAGGAGGGCAAC ATGGCCTAATACCAGCATTTGGGTGACGGAATACGCATTTGCGAACCAAGATCTACAGACGACGCAAGAGTTCTTCAACCAGACTCTCGATTACTTTGGCAAGTTGGATTACATTGCCCGGTACACTTACTTTGGTGCCTTCCGCTCCAAGGTGTCCAACGTTGGACCCAATGCGTCGTTTTTGAACAATGGTGGCCGGCTGACTGACATTGGATCTTGGTACCTTGGCTTCGGCGCGACGAATGTTAAGCCTACAAGTACCAATGCGGCCTCGTCGACAAGCATCGTGTCAATTTGGACTGTTTCTGCGATTGGATTGATGGTGGTATATATGAATGGACTGATTTAG
- a CDS encoding ahpC/TSA family domain-containing protein: MATTLAAGLQETAQAVGGQMPEAVKAVIFEAKTNVEKTFDAKSTIQPGEKLPDFILSDARGVPVSSIDLLAKGPLLIMFYRGGWCPFCNLTLRAYQQRLKDFEARGVTFVAITPEQPDASLTTAEKNELAFPVLTDDGLELARKLHIVWKQSDDLVETLNKVGADLEKRHGNDSHDMVIPTTILVDGKGVVRNIFAEADWMQRLEPQEAVNWVNAL; encoded by the coding sequence ATGGCTACTACTCTCGCTGCTGGGCTCCAAGAGACTGCACAAGCTGTTGGCGGACAAATGCCCGAAGCTGTCAAGGCCGTTATCTTTGAGGCCAAAACCAACGTCGAAAAGACATTTGACGCCAAATCCACAATTCAGCCTGGCGAAAAGCTGCCCGATTTCATCCTCTCCGACGCTCGCGGCGTGCCAGTCAGCAGCATTGACCTCTTGGCTAAGGGTCCTCTTCTCATCATGTTCTACCGCGGCGGCTGGTGTCCCTTTTGCAACCTCACCCTGAGGGCTTACCAGCAGCGCCTGAAGGATTTCGAGGCCCGCGGTGTAACATTCGTTGCGATTACGCCGGAGCAGCCTGACGCCTCGCTCACCACTGCGGAGAAGAATGAGCTTGCGTTTCCGGTTCTGACTGATGACGGGCTCGAGCTTGCGCGAAAGCTACACATTGTCTGGAAACAATCGGACGACCTTGTTGAGACTTTGAACAAGGTGGGTGCGGACCTGGAGAAGCGTCATGGCAACGACTCGCACGACATGGTGATTCCCACGACAATTCTGGTTGACGGGAAGGGCGTGGTGAGGAACATTTTCGCAGAGGCGGATTGGATGCAGAGACTCGAGCCGCAAGAGGCTGTCAACTGGGTGAATGCGCTGTAA